From a region of the Alnus glutinosa chromosome 1, dhAlnGlut1.1, whole genome shotgun sequence genome:
- the LOC133878820 gene encoding calmodulin-like protein 3, with translation MDQTELKRVFQLFDRNGDGRITKKELNDSLEKLGIFIPDKDLSQMIDKIDINGDGCVDIEEFGELYQNIMEEREEEEEEDMKEAFNVFDRNGDGFITVDELRSVLGSLGLKQGRTVEDCKKMITKVDVDGDGMVNYNEFKQMMKAGGFN, from the coding sequence ATGGATCAGACCGAGTTAAAGCGCGTGTTTCAACTGTTTGATCGGAACGGGGACGGGCGGATCACGAAGAAAGAGCTAAACGACTCGTTGGAGAAGTTGGGAATCTTTATCCCGGACAAGGACCTGAGCCAGATGATCGACAAGATCGACATCAACGGAGACGGTTGCGTGGATATCGAGGAGTTCGGAGAGTTGTACCAAAACATAATGGAGGAgcgggaggaggaggaggaggaggacatgAAGGAGGCTTTCAACGTGTTTGATCGGAACGGCGACGGGTTTATCACGGTGGATGAGCTGAGGTCGGTTTTGGGCTCTCTTGGGCTTAAGCAAGGGAGGACGGTAGAGGACTGCAAGAAGATGATAACCAAGGTGGACGTGGACGGAGATGGCATGGTTAATTATAACGAGTTTAAGCAAATGATGAAGGCAGGTggatttaattaa